The Bacillus sp. B-jedd sequence CGATGCTTTTTAAGGCACCCATCAAATACATATAAACCAAAGGGACCAACTGCAATGTCAAAACAAGCAATATGCCTGTAAAACCGTATATGTCCGGGGTCGAGATATGAAGGAAGTCCTTCATAAAATTTGTAACAACCCCATTTCTTCCCATCAATAAAATCCATGAATAGGCACCGATAAACGGAGGTGCCATGGAAGAAATTAAAATTAAAATCTGGAGATATACTTTTCCTTTAATTTGGAAGGTGGTCATTATATATGCAAGCGGGGTCGCCAATATTACTGTTAATATTGTAACTGAAATTGTGACTTTCAGACTGTTGAGTAAGGCACCATAATAATACTTTTTACTGAAAAACAGAATGAAATAATCCAATGACAGCTTATTGCCATCCCCCGAGGTGAAGCTTTCCTTCAACAGGGTGAATAACGGAAAAACAAGTAAAATGATGTAAAAAAGGAATATTACCGTCGTAATAATTGTCCAGACGTCTCTCCTATTAGATCTGCTCGACATCATTAATAACTCCCTTTGTAATATTCATTTCACTTTCATAATCAAAAACATTTATTTTTTCTTTTTTTATCTGAAGGCCCACCTTACTTCCCGGCTCCAGTATACTTTCCATGGATGATTCCTGAATTAGTTCCAGTTGTTCACCGTTTTCCAATTTCACAAAGTAGTGTGTATTCAAACCTAAAAACATACTGCTTAAAACAGTGGCTTCCATCCCGTCCTTTGGTTCACACATGGTGAACTCTTCTGGCCGTATAGATACTTTTACCGTATAGGGAGTATTTTCTCCGGACCTTTTTAAATTTTCTAATTCAATCGTATAATTATCATCCATTTTCAAAATATGTTTGCCATTCACAGGCTGGATGGTTCTTTCGATAATATTTGTTCTGCCGATAAATGTTGCTACAAACACATTTGCCGGCCGATGGTAAATATTTTGTGGAGTACCTACCTGCTGAATGAACCCCGATTTCATAACAGCTATTCTGTCAGAGACAGCCATGGCTTCCTCTTGATCATGAGTTACATATACAGTGGTGATACCAATCTTTTTCTGAATATCCTTTATGGCATTTCGCATATCGACACGCAGTTTTGCATCCAAGTTAGATAAAGGTTCATCCATTAACAGCACATCAGGTTCAATTACAACTGCCCTGGCAAGTGCTACACGCTGTTGCTGCCCACCGGATAAATTTTCAGGCAAGCGGTCTTTGTACTGTGAGATTTGAACGACATCAAGAATATCGTTGACTCTTTTTTCAATCTCCGGCTTTGAAATCTTTCTGTTTGTAAGGCCAAATGCGACATTTTGCTTAACTGTTAAATGAGGAAAAATGGCATAGTTCTGAAATACCATTCCTATGTTTCTATTTTGCGGTGATTTATTATTGATAACCTCTTCATTAAAGTAAATCTTTCCGCCTTCAATACTATTAAATCCCGCTATCATTCTTAAAAGTGTTGTTTTACCACATCCAGATGGACCAAGCAGAGTGAAAAATTCACCCTGCTTAATATCCAGTGACAGCGAGGAAATAACAGTATTGTTGTTGTATTTTTTTATTAAATCTCTAATTTTGATTGCAATGCTCACTGTTATTCACCTACTAGTCTATTGTTTATTCCTGCGCATTCGTAAAAGTCTCTACATATTTCTGTACGATTTTGTCTCTGTTATTTTTCACATAGTCTTCGTCTTCTTTAATGAGTGTGATTTTTTCTAGTGGTGCCATGTGATCACCAAGCTTCGCATCTTTCCTTAAAGGCCGGTTAGTCAATTTGGTTCCAAGTGCATCCTGGGCTTCTTTTGACGTTATAAAATCAACAAACTTCTTGGCATTTTCAAGGTTTTTGGCACCTTTTACAATTTCCATACCCGCATCCAAAAATACAGCACCCTCTTTAGGGTAAACAATTTTCACCGGTGCACCATCCCTTACATAGCTTGCAGAAGGGTCTTCGTATGTCAGCCCTACAACATATTCACCATCAGCCACACCTTTGTGTACTGCACCTGATCCACTGGCTACTTTACCATCAAGGTTTTTAATGAGCTTCTCTACATAGTTCCAACCTTTTTCCGAGTTGTAATCCCCACCCATTGCCAATAGCTGATTTGTCAGTTGAGCAAAAGCAGAGCTGGAGCTTGCAGGATCTGCGGCAGCAATTTTCCCTTTTAATTTAGGGTTAAGCAAATCCTCATACCCTTCAACTTTAATGTCGCCAATTAAATCCGTATTAACTAGGATTACACTTCCATCAGCCACGTAAGGAGTCAAAAATCCATCCACATTTTTATGGTCATCAAGCATATTATCATTGTGCTTTGACACGTACTCCTCGAACAAATCCTTGTAACCTAGTGCCTGGGCTTTGCTTCCGCCAAACATCACATCAGCATAAGGATTTTCCTTTTCAGACTCAATACGTTTTATCAGTTCTCCCGTTCCAGCGGAAACAAGTTCAACCTTAATCCCAGTATCTTTTTCAAACATCGGGATCAGTGTGTTAATCATGTCTTCACTGTTTGGGGAATAAACTACCAATTTCTTAGACTCTTTCTTTTCTCCTCCACCGCTTTTTTCCCCGCCACATGCGGCCAATGAAAGAATTAGGGCAAGAGCAGCAAATATGCTAATAACTTTCTTCATTTGAACCCTCCTCGTAAAAATAGTAAAAATAAAGCTTATAATCAGAATAAATTTCATAGAAAGCGTTTACAATTACTAATTCAACAACTTTGTCCATTATTCGACACTATGTGAAACTTGTTCATATTTCTCTATTTCAACCTCTTATCCATGTAAAACATCATTTCCTATTAATTGGTATCATTTTCTTGTTGCCCAATAGAATTTTTTATAGAAAAGAGGAAAATGTTCCGAACTCTAATGAAGCCTTGGAACCGTCCCTTCTGCTTCAAAAAAAATACCGGCTTTGTGGGCCGGGTGAATGTGTGGGGCTGTTTGCGGGGGCTGGTTTGTTTTTATGTTGTTTTGGGAGATATATTTTGTGTTGCGTGGTACTCATAGATGGATGAGGAACCTGGTTTCTTTGATGGGTGGTTCGGGCAGGGGGTAGGGTCCTCGGCTTTCGGATTTGGATTCGGTTTCGTATTCGGCAAGCCTGTTTTCGAGCAGGGCGACCCGTTTATGGAGGGTGCTGACATGCTCGTTCGTTTTGCCGGTCATTTTAATCAGGCTTTCGAGAAGATGCTCGAGGCTGTCGACGACATTGCTTTTATAGCGATCCAATCGGGAGTTCCTCCTTGGCCGGCTGGATGGTTTCTGTTCTTTCAAAAGAAAAGGCATGTGCCGGGGCCTGTTGGGGAGGCTGAACTTGATGCGAAGGCTGATGTTGAGGCGGCGGCTGGGGTGCTTCGGGATGAGGGTTTGGATTTTCATAAGGATGGTGTGCATGCTCAGGTGTATAGAAAGGGAACGGCTCTTGCGCCGGGGCAGGTTCCATTCTTTGCTGATCTGCTGCCCTCCGTTCACCATCTGCCGGTCTGCTGCTTAAAAAACGGATTGACTCTGCGACAACCTCGGTGACATAAATGCGCTTCCCGTCCTGATTGTCATAGTGGCGTGTCTGGATCCGCCCGGTTATGCCGACTACGGATCCTTTCCGGCAATATTGGACTGTATTTTCGGCGGCTTTTTTCCATAACGTACACTGGACAAAATCAGTGTCAATTTCCCCGTGATTGTTCCTGAACGAGCGGTTCACTGCAAGGATGACATTGGAAACACAATGTCCTTCTGTCGTTTTTTTCAGTTCTGGGTCTTTAGTTAGCCGGCCGACGAGCGTAACTTGGTTAATCATCTTTCCAACTCCTTTCTTGATGGCTTCATCATAGCGCTGCCTGAGCGGGAAAGTAAAATCGCTAAAAGTACATTTTTCGTGTTATTTCCCGGGAAAAACTCATATTTCCTTAAGCGAAAAAGCGATTTTAGGTTGGTTTTTTGCAAATGATGGGCGATTTTGCCAGTGGATTACATTTTTTTCGACAATCGCCGGGAAGATGCTCGGACGGAGAATATGGTATAATACAGACAAATTCTGTTGGCTGGAGGGAAGCTTGAATGAAAACCTTTAGACTTGTTAGCCTGGGGATTCTCGATAACGAGGATATAGTAGAAATCCCCCTGGAAAGCGGACTGATTATTAACAAAGAAGATGAAAAGGCCAACTGGCTTCTTGAGGCTTATACGGACATTTCCTATTATGACTATTTCAAGAATCTTGAAGAAAAAGAAAAAGAGTTCATCGTCCAGGCGATTATTACAAACAGCGAGAATGACCCCGCGTTTTTCCAAACAAGGCTATGCACGCTGAAAAAGTTTGAACGGCATATCAGCGTCCTCCTGGAAGGCCGGCTCAGGAAAACGAGAACCGATTACGCTGAACTGCTCCTTGGCCAGCTGCTGGACAAGGGGCTTGATGGAAATGTGCTCCTTGATGAGTTCAGGGATCAGTTAAAAAAGAAACCAAAAATTAAGCCGCCGCGCTGAGCGGAGTTTTGCACTGAGTGCCCTAATGAGCGGGTCTTGACAAGCATGGCAGTGGCGCACAATAAAAAGTGAAGCGTGATGCTTCACTTTTTTAATCCCGCCTTTTATTTTCGTTCAAATCGAGCTTGTTGCCGTTATTGTCCCTCATCAAGCCTTCATCGCGGTTCGGGTTTACCCTGCCTTTATTGTCGGTATCCTCGAGAAGTCCGTCCTCATCGACCCGCCCATCATTTTTTATGTTCGGATCGTTATTCTGAGGTTCCCTTTGGTCATTATGGATTTTATCCTGCGGAGGCGGATTCTGTTCATCATCATTTGTTCCGCAGCCTCCTAGAAGGAAAACAGAACAGACCATGCCGGCGATTAAAATAAACAGCTTGTTTTTCATAATAAAAAGCCCCTTTCACTTTGGTTGCTCTGGCCGTATTTAAATTACAGCCTCCTGTTAGCATGCCCCAAAATTGAAAAAAGCTCTGATAAATCCTTTCTGCGCAAAAAATAAAACATACAGTGCCAGTTCCCGTCTAGGTGTCATTCTATGCGGCACTGTATGCTTAAACTTGTACTACTAAATACACCTTCTCCAATGAAATAAACCATCTATTTGCAAAATGAGGCTAAATACCCATAAAAATAGAAACCCCAAAGAAGACGAGAAACTAGGATAACAATCCTTATTGTTTCCCGAATAATCTGTTATAATTTTTCTTATTTAATCTGAGTCCGCATTACGGGTTTTGAATTTTCTTTTGCAAAATAAATGAACTGTTGGAGGAATCACCTTGAGACCGATTGCTGAATTGAAGAATTTATTTGACGAAGGACTTGCGAAAAATCGCAACATCGCCCATGCGTTAAATTATGATCTTGCCGACAATCCCGAGTTGTCAGGCGTTGAATATGAGTCATGCAGGAAGTTTGTGAAAATCTGCCGGGAATACGGGATGGCGGTAGAAGAGAATTTCGCAGGCATTCCAACCGCGTTCCGCGCTCAGGCGGTCCGTGTGGAAAACCCGATTGGGAGGATGGCTATTCTTGCTGAATATGACGCGCTTCCCGACCTTGGCCATGGCTGCGGCCATAGTGCGAGCGGGAGCTTAAGCCTGCTCACAGCGCTCGCCCTACATGAGATGGCTGAGGAACTGAAGGTTGATGTAGATTTGATCGGCACCCCGGATGAGGAATTGCACGGAGCAAAAGTCGCCATGGTAAACGAAGGCGTTTTTCATGACTACGATTTTGCGATGATGATCCATATGAATTCAAATACGACATTTCCTTCAGTCAGGTTCCTTGCACTCTCCACCTTCCGTGTGAAGTTTTTCGGAAGGCCGACCCACGCTTCCGCCACACCTTGGGAAGGAAGAAATGCGCTTAACGGAGCCATTTTGGCCATCAATGCTTTGGATATGCTGAGGCAGCAGGTAACAACGGATACACGGATTTCCTACTATATTGTCAATGGCGGTAAGGCGTCCAACGTCATTCCTGATTTTTCGGAAATCGAATTGGTTCTCCGCCATTCCAGGCAGGAAGAGCTCGATGCCGTTGTCGAAAGAGCAATGAATTGTATTAAAGGGGCCGCGCTTGCAACGGGTACGGAATATGAAGTTGAAACGCTTGGCTATCCATTCAGCGATATGGTTTTAAACGAGCCTGGCATTGACGTCATCCGCTCTGTGATGGACGATCTGAATGTCCCTTATCAAGAAGACGATGGGACAATGCTCGGCAGCTCCGATATTGGCAATGTGAGCCATGTATGCCCAGCTTTCCACCCGATGCTCGCCACCTCGAACCAGTATTTCCCGCTTCATACACAACAAATGGTCGATATGATGAAAAGCGGGAAGGCGAAGGATATCATTGATACCGGCGCCCGGATTATTGGCCACACGTTGCTGACGATCATGGCAGAACCTGAAACGTTTAAAAAAATCAAAGAAGACTTTCAAAGGAACACACAAACCCAATCCATGTAATGGCGGGTTGTGGAGTTCATGTATGCATGAAAAAACCCAATCTGCGTAAGATTGGGTTTTTGCGTTTATTGCATTCCTATGTGCAGGCTAATTGGCTTAGGGCAAAAGTTTTGCAGGAAATACCTATCGAACTATTCAGTCGCCCTTTCTTTTGCCCGGCCTGTCCGTTGTTTATTTTTTCTCGTTATCAATGATGGCAAACATGATTTCCGTTTCGCAGGCAATTTCGCCGTTAACTGTGGCGATGCCTTTGCCTTTTCCCATCGGCCCGCGGAAACGGAGCATTTCAACCTCAAGGCGAAGCTGGTCGCCAGGGTAAACCTGCTTTTTAAAGCGACAGTTATCGATGCCAGTGAAGAAAGCCAGCTTCCCGCGGTTCTCCTCACGCTTCAGCATCGCGACCGCGCCGACCTGTGCCAGCGCTTCAACGATGAGCACGCCTGGCATGACAGGAAAATCAGGAAAATGACCGTTAAAGAACTCTTCATTGGCACTGACATTTTTCAAGCCTACCGCCCGCTTGCCTTCTTCCACCTCGAGAATTTTATCAACGAGCAAAAATGGATAACGGTGAGGAATGATTTCTTTAATTTGTTTAATATCAAGCATTTTAGTACCTCCTCATAATATGAACCAGTAATTCCATTTTACTTTTTCTCCACAAAAAAAGGAAGGGTTTCCCCTTCCTGGCCTATTTGTTGACGACGAGATCGCGGATGTGCTGCCATGTGGATTCATTTAGGACATCCATCGGCTTTCCGTCCCCGAGCACACCATAGCCAAACATTGCCCCTCCGACCGCGCAAAGTGCAATCAGCAGGGCAAAGAGAATGATCCGCAGCCAAATGGGGATAAGCCGAATTCGGATCCGCTTTCTTTCCGCTGAAGCTGGGACTGTTTTCTCCTTTTTCTCACGGTTCGCCTTTTTATATTGTTCCCGTGACTTTGGCTCCTGATGCTTATATGTTGTAGAAGACATAATTTACTCCTTTTAACGGCGGCCTTCTATCTAAATGCCCGGCCCGCCCCTTTTTTACAAAATAATGACAAAAATCTTTTCTATCTTTATACCTATTATAAGAAAAAAATAAAAATTAAACAGCCTTTTTTGCAGAAAACTGTTAAAAACAGCCTATTTGCAGGAATTTTGCCTAAAAAAACGGTAAAACACGGCTATTCAGCGAAATAAAAAGAGCCTGGCGGAAACAAACAGTTTCAGCCAGACTCCATATTTTTCACTTTTATCGTTTATAATTGGCAGCCAAGTGCCCCAAGCTAATCAAATCTGCGTTTGATTATCCTAATTTACGTCTTGCAATCCGATCAATATTATCAAGCATGATGCCTGTCCCGATTGCGACACAATCCATCGGGTTCTCGGCGATCAGAACCGGTACCTTCAACTCTTCCGCAAGCAACTGGTCAATACCGTGCAGAAGGGCACCGCCTCCTGTCAGGATGACGCCGCGGTCGATAATATCAGCGGAAAGCTCCGGCGGAGTCCTTTCAAGAACACTCTTGGCAGCCTGAACA is a genomic window containing:
- a CDS encoding ABC transporter ATP-binding protein, with protein sequence MSIAIKIRDLIKKYNNNTVISSLSLDIKQGEFFTLLGPSGCGKTTLLRMIAGFNSIEGGKIYFNEEVINNKSPQNRNIGMVFQNYAIFPHLTVKQNVAFGLTNRKISKPEIEKRVNDILDVVQISQYKDRLPENLSGGQQQRVALARAVVIEPDVLLMDEPLSNLDAKLRVDMRNAIKDIQKKIGITTVYVTHDQEEAMAVSDRIAVMKSGFIQQVGTPQNIYHRPANVFVATFIGRTNIIERTIQPVNGKHILKMDDNYTIELENLKRSGENTPYTVKVSIRPEEFTMCEPKDGMEATVLSSMFLGLNTHYFVKLENGEQLELIQESSMESILEPGSKVGLQIKKEKINVFDYESEMNITKGVINDVEQI
- a CDS encoding ABC transporter substrate-binding protein, with the translated sequence MKKVISIFAALALILSLAACGGEKSGGGEKKESKKLVVYSPNSEDMINTLIPMFEKDTGIKVELVSAGTGELIKRIESEKENPYADVMFGGSKAQALGYKDLFEEYVSKHNDNMLDDHKNVDGFLTPYVADGSVILVNTDLIGDIKVEGYEDLLNPKLKGKIAAADPASSSSAFAQLTNQLLAMGGDYNSEKGWNYVEKLIKNLDGKVASGSGAVHKGVADGEYVVGLTYEDPSASYVRDGAPVKIVYPKEGAVFLDAGMEIVKGAKNLENAKKFVDFITSKEAQDALGTKLTNRPLRKDAKLGDHMAPLEKITLIKEDEDYVKNNRDKIVQKYVETFTNAQE
- a CDS encoding single-stranded DNA-binding protein — encoded protein: MINQVTLVGRLTKDPELKKTTEGHCVSNVILAVNRSFRNNHGEIDTDFVQCTLWKKAAENTVQYCRKGSVVGITGRIQTRHYDNQDGKRIYVTEVVAESIRFLSSRPADGERRAADQQRMEPAPAQEPFPFYTPEHAHHPYENPNPHPEAPQPPPQHQPSHQVQPPQQAPAHAFSFERTETIQPAKEELPIGSL
- a CDS encoding YwpF family protein, coding for MKTFRLVSLGILDNEDIVEIPLESGLIINKEDEKANWLLEAYTDISYYDYFKNLEEKEKEFIVQAIITNSENDPAFFQTRLCTLKKFERHISVLLEGRLRKTRTDYAELLLGQLLDKGLDGNVLLDEFRDQLKKKPKIKPPR
- a CDS encoding amidohydrolase, with translation MRPIAELKNLFDEGLAKNRNIAHALNYDLADNPELSGVEYESCRKFVKICREYGMAVEENFAGIPTAFRAQAVRVENPIGRMAILAEYDALPDLGHGCGHSASGSLSLLTALALHEMAEELKVDVDLIGTPDEELHGAKVAMVNEGVFHDYDFAMMIHMNSNTTFPSVRFLALSTFRVKFFGRPTHASATPWEGRNALNGAILAINALDMLRQQVTTDTRISYYIVNGGKASNVIPDFSEIELVLRHSRQEELDAVVERAMNCIKGAALATGTEYEVETLGYPFSDMVLNEPGIDVIRSVMDDLNVPYQEDDGTMLGSSDIGNVSHVCPAFHPMLATSNQYFPLHTQQMVDMMKSGKAKDIIDTGARIIGHTLLTIMAEPETFKKIKEDFQRNTQTQSM
- the fabZ gene encoding 3-hydroxyacyl-ACP dehydratase FabZ; its protein translation is MLDIKQIKEIIPHRYPFLLVDKILEVEEGKRAVGLKNVSANEEFFNGHFPDFPVMPGVLIVEALAQVGAVAMLKREENRGKLAFFTGIDNCRFKKQVYPGDQLRLEVEMLRFRGPMGKGKGIATVNGEIACETEIMFAIIDNEKK
- a CDS encoding DNA-directed RNA polymerase subunit beta produces the protein MSSTTYKHQEPKSREQYKKANREKKEKTVPASAERKRIRIRLIPIWLRIILFALLIALCAVGGAMFGYGVLGDGKPMDVLNESTWQHIRDLVVNK